One genomic region from Solwaraspora sp. WMMD792 encodes:
- a CDS encoding type III pantothenate kinase, with protein MLLCIDIGNTNTVLATFNGDKLVHSWRIKTDARSTADELGLMFRGLLAGDSVELTGVAACSTVPAALRSLRTMLGRYYGDIPSVIVEPGVRTGVQLAIDNPKEVGSDRVVNTLAAHTLYGGPSIVVDFGTTTNFDVISARGEFLGGAFAPGIEISFDALSARAAQLRKVEPTRPRSVIGKNTVECLQSGMYFGFAGQVDRIVERMAAELGQLSAVIATGGLAPVVIGECRTITHHEPMITLIGLRMVYERNT; from the coding sequence ATGCTGCTGTGCATCGACATCGGTAACACCAACACGGTGCTGGCCACGTTCAACGGGGACAAGCTGGTGCACTCGTGGCGAATCAAGACCGACGCCCGGTCGACCGCAGACGAGCTCGGCCTGATGTTCCGCGGGCTGCTCGCCGGGGACTCGGTGGAGCTCACCGGGGTGGCCGCCTGCTCGACCGTACCGGCGGCGTTGCGTTCGTTGCGGACGATGCTCGGCCGTTACTACGGCGACATTCCCAGCGTGATCGTGGAGCCGGGGGTGCGGACCGGGGTGCAGTTGGCGATCGACAACCCCAAGGAGGTCGGCTCTGACCGGGTGGTCAACACGCTCGCCGCGCACACCTTGTATGGTGGCCCGTCGATCGTCGTCGACTTCGGCACCACCACCAACTTCGACGTGATCAGCGCCCGGGGTGAGTTCCTCGGCGGGGCGTTCGCTCCTGGCATCGAGATATCCTTCGACGCGTTGTCGGCCCGCGCCGCCCAGCTGCGTAAGGTCGAGCCGACCCGGCCCCGGTCGGTGATTGGTAAGAACACCGTCGAGTGCCTGCAGTCCGGCATGTACTTCGGTTTCGCCGGCCAGGTGGACCGCATCGTGGAGCGGATGGCGGCGGAGTTGGGGCAGCTCAGCGCGGTTATCGCGACGGGCGGACTGGCCCCGGTGGTGATCGGTGAGTGTCGCACCATCACCCACCACGAACCGATGATCACCCTTATCGGCCTGCGGATGGTGTACGAGCGGAACACCTGA
- a CDS encoding L-aspartate oxidase yields MRLRIPDLPELPGRLAAPDPGWAETTDVVVVGSGIAGLTAALYLREAGLHVTVVTKVNIDDGSTRWAQGGIAAVLDPLDTPAAHAQDTETAGVGLCDPDAVRVLVEEGPARIRELIRVGAEFDRDADGVLLLTREGGHRANRIVHAGGDATGAEVQRALHAAVRRDPWIRLVEHALVVDLLRAAPAADGEPARACGVTLHVLGEGSPDGVGAILARAVVLATGGMGQIFATTTNPAVSTGDGVALALRAGAAVADLEFVQFHPTALVVPGAVGGSGQQPLVSEALRGEGALLLDPDGKRFMLGQHELAELAPRDVVAKGIHRVMSAVDVDHVQLDARHLGGEFLARRFPTIVASCRAIGIDPAEELIPVAPAAHYASGGVRTDLHGRTTIPGLYACGEVACTGVHGANRLASNSLLEGLVFARRIAREITRDLPPQLEPAGTGRAADRADGWLLPAQAQQPLQRAMSRGAGVLRSAATLDGTAAELRRLAGGRGTPGTAGWEATNLVTVATALVAAAYARQETRGCHWRDDFPSAAESWLGHLVSALGPVGQPTLTWEPSCVAR; encoded by the coding sequence ATGCGACTGCGTATCCCGGACCTGCCCGAGCTGCCCGGCCGGCTCGCCGCGCCGGACCCCGGCTGGGCGGAGACCACCGACGTGGTGGTCGTCGGCTCCGGTATCGCCGGTCTGACCGCCGCGCTCTATCTGCGGGAAGCCGGGCTGCACGTCACCGTCGTGACGAAGGTCAACATCGACGACGGGTCGACCCGGTGGGCGCAGGGCGGGATCGCCGCTGTGCTGGACCCGCTGGACACCCCGGCCGCGCACGCGCAGGACACCGAGACGGCCGGGGTGGGGCTCTGCGACCCGGACGCGGTCCGGGTGCTGGTCGAGGAGGGACCGGCCAGGATCCGGGAGCTGATCCGGGTCGGCGCCGAGTTCGACCGGGACGCCGACGGTGTGCTGCTGCTCACCCGGGAGGGCGGTCACCGGGCCAACCGGATCGTGCATGCCGGCGGCGACGCCACCGGCGCCGAGGTGCAGCGGGCATTGCACGCCGCGGTCCGTCGGGACCCGTGGATCCGGCTGGTCGAGCACGCCCTGGTGGTCGACCTGCTGCGCGCCGCGCCGGCCGCCGACGGGGAGCCGGCCCGGGCCTGCGGGGTCACTTTGCACGTGCTCGGCGAGGGCTCCCCGGACGGGGTGGGCGCGATCCTGGCCCGCGCCGTGGTGCTGGCCACCGGCGGGATGGGGCAGATCTTCGCCACCACCACCAATCCGGCGGTCTCCACCGGCGACGGGGTGGCGCTGGCGCTGCGGGCCGGCGCGGCAGTGGCCGACCTGGAGTTCGTCCAGTTCCATCCGACGGCCCTGGTGGTGCCGGGTGCCGTCGGCGGCAGCGGCCAGCAGCCGCTGGTGTCCGAGGCGCTGCGTGGCGAGGGCGCGCTGCTGCTCGACCCCGACGGCAAGCGGTTCATGCTCGGCCAGCACGAGCTCGCCGAGCTGGCACCACGCGACGTGGTCGCCAAGGGCATCCACCGGGTGATGTCGGCGGTCGACGTCGACCATGTGCAGCTCGACGCCCGGCATCTGGGCGGCGAGTTCCTGGCCCGGCGCTTCCCGACGATCGTGGCGTCCTGCCGGGCCATCGGGATCGACCCCGCCGAGGAGCTGATCCCGGTGGCACCGGCCGCCCACTACGCGTCCGGCGGCGTCCGCACCGATCTGCACGGCCGCACCACCATCCCCGGCCTGTACGCCTGCGGCGAGGTGGCCTGCACCGGGGTGCACGGCGCCAACCGGCTGGCCAGCAATTCGCTGCTGGAGGGACTGGTATTCGCCCGGCGGATCGCCCGGGAGATCACCCGCGACCTGCCGCCGCAGCTGGAGCCGGCCGGCACCGGCCGGGCGGCTGACCGGGCCGACGGCTGGTTGCTGCCGGCGCAGGCCCAGCAGCCGCTGCAGCGGGCGATGAGCCGGGGCGCCGGAGTGCTGCGTTCCGCCGCGACGCTCGACGGCACCGCCGCCGAGCTGCGCCGGCTCGCCGGTGGCCGGGGCACGCCGGGCACTGCCGGATGGGAGGCGACTAACCTGGTCACCGTCGCCACCGCGTTGGTGGCGGCGGCGTACGCCCGGCAGGAGACCCGGGGTTGTCACTGGCGTGACGATTTCCCGTCGGCGGCCGAGAGCTGGCTGGGGCATCTGGTCAGCGCGCTCGGCCCGGTCGGGCAGCCCACTCTCACCTGGGAGCCGTCATGCGTAGCGAGGTGA
- a CDS encoding septum formation family protein, which yields MRRWTAAVAVGGALALGLTGCGLPAGVDGELTNSWQPIPEPSPFVPPAEVCHAGDFAETAYLSSYSPVDCAAPHRVETVHVGTFGAEAAEATAPPAQGSPEIRVAYAECDSATSEYVGADWRLGRLWVGVAVPSPAAWEGGARWFRCDVTEVTNVEDNGGTASRTASLRDALAEPSPLHLTCYAVRNDDNGAIDTMPAAECDEPHNAEFAGVWQAPDIEYPTRDRDWAQFHTECRKVIGRYADVPLDGNLQFRTGVISLPGGAAEWAAGNRGVRCYLWLDERNVERSLKDAGTEGLPIQYE from the coding sequence ATGCGCCGATGGACCGCCGCTGTCGCGGTCGGTGGAGCGCTTGCGCTCGGCCTGACCGGGTGTGGCCTGCCCGCCGGGGTGGACGGTGAGCTGACCAACAGCTGGCAGCCGATCCCCGAGCCGAGCCCGTTCGTGCCGCCGGCCGAGGTCTGCCACGCGGGGGACTTCGCCGAGACCGCCTACCTGTCGTCGTACAGCCCGGTCGACTGCGCGGCCCCGCACCGGGTGGAGACGGTCCACGTCGGCACGTTCGGCGCCGAGGCGGCGGAGGCGACCGCACCGCCGGCGCAGGGTTCGCCCGAAATCCGCGTCGCGTACGCCGAGTGCGACTCCGCGACCAGCGAGTACGTCGGTGCCGACTGGCGGCTCGGCCGGCTCTGGGTGGGGGTGGCGGTGCCGTCCCCGGCAGCCTGGGAAGGCGGCGCCCGCTGGTTCCGCTGCGACGTCACCGAGGTGACCAACGTCGAGGACAACGGCGGTACGGCGTCGCGCACCGCGAGCCTGCGGGACGCGCTGGCCGAGCCGTCGCCGCTGCATCTGACCTGCTACGCGGTCCGCAACGACGACAACGGCGCGATCGACACCATGCCGGCTGCGGAGTGCGACGAACCGCACAACGCGGAGTTCGCCGGGGTCTGGCAGGCACCGGACATCGAGTATCCGACCCGGGACCGGGACTGGGCCCAGTTCCACACCGAGTGCCGCAAGGTGATCGGCCGGTACGCGGACGTACCGCTCGACGGCAACCTGCAGTTCCGTACCGGGGTGATCTCGCTGCCGGGCGGTGCCGCCGAGTGGGCGGCCGGCAACCGGGGCGTCCGCTGCTACCTGTGGCTCGACGAACGCAACGTCGAGCGGTCACTCAAGGACGCCGGCACCGAGGGCCTGCCCATCCAGTACGAGTAG
- the panD gene encoding aspartate 1-decarboxylase — MLRTMLKSKIHRATVTQADLHYVGSVTVDADLLDAADLLPGEQVAIVDVTNGARLETYVIEGARGSGVIGINGAAAHLVHPGDLVILIAYGQFTDAEARAYQPRVVHVDAANRVIQLDADPAGAPAGVVGDPVRGDTAVGWPVVAGRP, encoded by the coding sequence ATGCTGCGCACCATGCTCAAGTCCAAGATCCACCGGGCCACGGTGACCCAGGCCGATCTGCACTACGTCGGTTCGGTCACCGTCGACGCCGACCTGCTGGACGCCGCCGACCTGTTGCCCGGCGAGCAGGTGGCGATCGTCGACGTGACAAACGGTGCCCGGCTGGAGACGTACGTCATCGAGGGGGCCCGGGGCAGCGGGGTGATCGGCATCAACGGGGCCGCAGCCCACCTGGTGCACCCCGGCGATCTGGTGATCCTGATCGCGTACGGGCAGTTCACCGACGCCGAGGCCCGCGCATACCAGCCCCGGGTGGTGCACGTCGACGCCGCCAACCGGGTGATCCAGCTCGACGCCGACCCCGCCGGGGCACCCGCCGGGGTGGTCGGCGACCCGGTCCGCGGCGACACCGCCGTCGGCTGGCCGGTGGTCGCCGGCAGGCCTTAG
- the panC gene encoding pantoate--beta-alanine ligase encodes MSQASTAPTTPTAPAGLQVVWTRAELAALRAGWSGSVAVVMTMGALHDGHAALLRAAAARADHVIATIFVNPLQFGPTEDFDRYPRTIDDDLEVCRRAGVRAVFAPGRAEVYPDGAPQVRVNPGPVGEILEGASRPGFFHGVLTVVLKLLQITRPDLAFFGEKDYQQLTLVRRMVRDLDLPVTIVGVPTVREPDGLARSSRNRYLSPRQRQVALGLAGALRAGAAAAAAGGSSDEVLAAGRAVFDRHTGGAAELDYLALTDPELGPAVPGPARLLIAARVGDTRLIDNAPVELTGSRSEGS; translated from the coding sequence ATGAGCCAGGCCTCGACCGCGCCGACCACTCCGACCGCGCCGGCCGGGCTGCAGGTCGTCTGGACCCGCGCCGAACTCGCCGCGCTGCGCGCCGGCTGGTCCGGCTCGGTGGCGGTGGTGATGACGATGGGCGCCCTGCACGACGGGCACGCCGCCCTGCTGCGTGCGGCGGCCGCCCGCGCCGACCACGTGATCGCCACGATCTTCGTCAACCCGCTGCAGTTCGGGCCGACCGAGGACTTCGACCGGTACCCGCGCACCATCGACGACGACCTGGAGGTGTGCCGGCGGGCCGGGGTCCGGGCGGTCTTCGCGCCGGGCCGGGCCGAGGTCTACCCGGACGGTGCGCCGCAGGTTCGGGTCAACCCCGGGCCGGTGGGGGAGATCCTGGAGGGGGCGAGCCGCCCGGGCTTCTTCCACGGGGTGCTCACCGTGGTGCTGAAGCTGCTCCAGATCACCCGACCCGACCTGGCCTTCTTCGGGGAGAAGGACTACCAGCAGCTGACCCTGGTCCGGCGGATGGTGCGCGACCTCGATCTGCCGGTGACCATCGTCGGCGTGCCGACCGTCCGTGAGCCGGACGGGCTGGCCAGGTCCAGCCGCAACCGTTACCTGTCGCCCCGGCAGCGGCAGGTGGCGCTGGGGCTGGCCGGCGCGCTACGGGCCGGCGCGGCAGCGGCCGCGGCGGGCGGCTCCTCCGACGAGGTGCTGGCCGCCGGCCGGGCCGTCTTCGACCGGCACACCGGCGGTGCCGCCGAGCTCGACTACCTGGCGCTGACCGACCCCGAGTTGGGGCCGGCGGTGCCCGGCCCGGCCCGGCTGCTGATCGCCGCCCGGGTCGGTGACACCCGGTTGATCGACAACGCCCCGGTGGAGCTGACCGGCTCCCGATCGGAAGGATCCTGA
- a CDS encoding Rossmann-like and DUF2520 domain-containing protein: MSASARPTAADVPAARVTDPAVGVVGAGRVGAVLAAALTAAGHRITAVSGASPASRDRIRRLLPGVEPWPVADVADAAELLILAVPDDVLPTVVTDLVTAGALRPGQVVAHTSGSHGLAVLAPAAAVGAAPLALHPAMTFTGERGDLDRLPGISYGVTADRPLRPLATRLVAALGGTVEWVAETDRALYHAALAHGANHLVTLVNEASDRLRDAGVTDPARVLAPLLRAALDNALAHGDAALTGPVSRGDAGTVARHLDRLADTAAESLPSYLALARRTADRAIAAGRLPAAAAVPLLDVLAGREPAATSGRRRVWVR; the protein is encoded by the coding sequence ATGAGCGCATCGGCGCGCCCGACGGCGGCGGACGTTCCCGCCGCCCGGGTTACCGACCCCGCTGTCGGGGTCGTGGGCGCCGGCCGGGTAGGCGCGGTGCTCGCCGCCGCCCTGACCGCCGCCGGCCATCGAATCACCGCGGTCTCCGGCGCCAGCCCGGCCAGCCGGGACCGGATCCGTCGGCTGCTGCCCGGCGTCGAGCCTTGGCCGGTGGCCGACGTCGCCGACGCCGCCGAGCTGCTGATCCTCGCGGTGCCCGACGACGTGCTGCCGACCGTGGTGACCGACCTGGTGACGGCCGGCGCGCTGCGGCCCGGCCAGGTCGTGGCACACACCTCGGGGTCGCACGGTCTCGCCGTGCTGGCCCCGGCCGCGGCGGTCGGCGCCGCCCCGCTGGCGCTGCACCCGGCGATGACCTTCACCGGCGAGCGCGGTGACCTGGACCGGCTGCCCGGGATCAGCTACGGGGTGACCGCCGACCGGCCGCTGCGGCCGTTGGCCACCCGCCTGGTGGCGGCGCTGGGCGGCACCGTCGAGTGGGTCGCCGAGACGGACCGGGCGCTCTACCACGCCGCCCTGGCACACGGCGCGAACCATCTGGTCACCCTGGTCAACGAGGCCAGCGACCGGCTGCGCGACGCTGGGGTCACCGACCCTGCCCGGGTGCTCGCGCCGCTGCTGCGCGCCGCCCTGGACAACGCCCTGGCGCACGGCGACGCCGCGCTGACCGGGCCGGTGTCGCGCGGCGACGCCGGCACCGTGGCCCGGCACCTGGACCGGCTGGCCGACACCGCCGCAGAGAGCCTGCCCAGCTATCTGGCGTTGGCCCGGCGTACCGCGGACCGGGCGATCGCCGCCGGCCGGCTGCCGGCCGCCGCCGCGGTGCCGCTGCTCGACGTGCTGGCCGGCCGGGAGCCGGCCGCCACGTCGGGCCGACGTCGGGTGTGGGTCCGATGA
- a CDS encoding SAM-dependent methyltransferase: MTWRDAISTALYGPEGFYVTGGTPVPAAHFSTSAQTGTPFARAVLRLLGQVDRLLGHPDPVDLVDVGAGGGELLGAVHRLLTDPPGAFADPPGTLADRIRLTGVDPAPRPAGLPEPVQWRAAPPTRTTGLLVATEWLDNVPLDLAVRDGDRLRCLLVDPATGRQHPGGELSAADSAWLDRWWPPLPDGAQAEIGRPRDEAWAAAVRTLHRGVAVAVDYGHRYADRPVAGTLTGFRAGRTVAPVPDGSCDLTAHVAIDAVAAAGSAAAGGAGHLLCRQRDALHRLGVHGRRPPLALAGTDPRGYLAALAAAGTAAELTDPDGLGGHWWLVQPVGLAVDVESLLV, translated from the coding sequence CTGACCTGGCGGGACGCCATCTCCACCGCGCTGTACGGGCCGGAGGGCTTCTATGTGACCGGCGGCACCCCGGTGCCCGCCGCGCACTTTTCGACCAGCGCGCAGACCGGTACGCCGTTCGCCCGGGCGGTGCTGCGGCTGCTGGGCCAGGTCGACCGTCTGCTCGGCCACCCGGACCCGGTCGACCTGGTCGACGTCGGAGCCGGCGGCGGTGAGCTGCTCGGCGCCGTACACCGGCTGCTCACCGACCCGCCGGGCGCCTTCGCCGACCCGCCCGGAACGCTCGCCGACCGGATCCGGTTGACCGGCGTCGACCCGGCACCCCGGCCGGCCGGCCTGCCCGAACCGGTCCAATGGCGGGCCGCACCGCCGACGCGAACCACCGGGCTGCTCGTCGCCACCGAGTGGCTGGACAACGTACCGCTCGATCTGGCCGTCCGCGACGGTGACCGGCTCCGCTGTCTGCTGGTCGACCCGGCAACCGGCCGGCAGCATCCCGGCGGGGAACTCAGCGCCGCCGACTCCGCCTGGCTGGACCGCTGGTGGCCGCCGCTGCCGGACGGGGCGCAGGCCGAGATCGGTCGCCCCCGCGACGAGGCCTGGGCCGCGGCGGTACGGACCCTGCACCGGGGCGTCGCCGTGGCGGTCGACTACGGCCACCGGTACGCCGACCGCCCGGTCGCCGGCACCCTGACCGGTTTCCGGGCCGGCCGTACGGTGGCCCCGGTCCCCGACGGCTCCTGCGACCTCACCGCCCACGTGGCGATCGACGCGGTCGCCGCCGCCGGATCGGCCGCCGCTGGCGGGGCCGGCCACCTGCTGTGCCGGCAACGGGACGCGCTGCACCGACTCGGGGTGCACGGCCGCCGACCGCCACTGGCCCTGGCCGGCACCGACCCGCGTGGCTATTTGGCCGCGCTGGCTGCCGCCGGCACCGCCGCCGAACTCACCGACCCGGACGGGCTGGGCGGGCACTGGTGGCTGGTCCAACCGGTCGGGCTGGCCGTCGATGTCGAATCCCTGCTGGTGTGA
- a CDS encoding NADH-quinone oxidoreductase subunit D gives MDTDTGSPPPAGSADGLRQLTVGTGAGLDTADMVLNIGPQHPSTHGVLRLKLVLDGERVVSCEPVIGYMHRGAEKLFEVRDYRQIIMLANRHDWLSAFANELGVALAVERMMGIEVPERATWLRTALAELNRVLNHLMFLGSYPLEIGALTPVFYSFRERETLQAVLEEVSGGRMHYMFNRVGGLKEEVPAGWTRRAREAIGQVEARMPDLDRLIRRNEIFLARTVGVGVLDAATAAAFGASGPVARASGLDLDLRRDEPYLAYGELDVPVVTRRAGDCHARFEVLLDQVYASLDLARRCLDRVDQLTGPVNVRLPKVVKAPEGHTYAWTENPLGVNGYYLVSRGEKTPWRLKLRTASYANVQALATLIPGSLVPDLVAILGSMFFVVGDIDK, from the coding sequence ATGGACACCGACACCGGTTCGCCGCCCCCGGCCGGGTCGGCCGACGGACTCCGCCAGCTGACCGTCGGCACCGGCGCCGGGCTGGACACCGCCGACATGGTGCTCAACATCGGCCCGCAGCACCCGTCCACGCACGGCGTACTCCGGCTCAAGCTGGTCCTCGACGGCGAGCGGGTGGTCTCCTGCGAGCCGGTGATCGGCTACATGCACCGTGGCGCCGAGAAACTGTTCGAGGTCCGCGACTACCGGCAGATCATCATGCTGGCCAACCGGCACGACTGGCTGTCCGCGTTCGCCAACGAACTGGGTGTGGCGCTCGCCGTCGAACGGATGATGGGCATCGAGGTGCCGGAGCGGGCCACCTGGCTGCGGACCGCGCTGGCCGAACTGAACCGGGTGCTCAACCACCTGATGTTCCTCGGCTCGTATCCACTGGAGATCGGCGCGCTCACCCCGGTGTTCTACTCGTTCCGGGAGCGGGAGACGCTGCAGGCCGTGCTGGAGGAGGTCTCCGGCGGCCGGATGCACTACATGTTCAACCGGGTGGGCGGTCTCAAGGAGGAGGTGCCGGCCGGCTGGACCCGCCGGGCCCGGGAGGCGATCGGCCAGGTCGAGGCCCGGATGCCCGACCTGGACCGGCTGATCCGGCGCAATGAGATCTTCCTCGCCCGTACGGTCGGGGTCGGGGTGCTCGACGCGGCGACGGCCGCGGCGTTCGGCGCCTCCGGACCGGTCGCCCGGGCCAGTGGGCTGGACCTGGACCTGCGTCGCGACGAGCCGTACCTCGCCTACGGCGAGCTGGACGTGCCGGTGGTCACCCGCCGTGCCGGCGACTGCCACGCCCGGTTCGAGGTGCTGCTCGACCAGGTGTACGCCTCACTCGACCTGGCCCGCCGCTGTCTGGACCGGGTCGACCAGCTGACCGGGCCGGTCAACGTACGGCTGCCGAAGGTGGTCAAGGCACCCGAGGGCCACACCTACGCGTGGACCGAGAACCCGCTCGGGGTCAACGGCTACTACCTCGTCTCCCGGGGGGAAAAGACCCCGTGGCGGCTCAAGCTGCGGACTGCCTCCTACGCCAACGTGCAGGCGTTGGCGACGCTGATCCCCGGCAGCCTGGTGCCGGATCTGGTGGCGATCCTCGGTTCGATGTTCTTCGTGGTCGGCGACATCGACAAGTGA
- a CDS encoding ABC transporter permease, with product MSRRTVAANPVEQAVTWLNDPLNWTNPGGVLDRLGEHLTISAAAVAVGCLVAWPVGLWLGHTGRGGGLVVLVSNLTLAVPTIALLSILPLTFLGFGKPPVILALAVFAVPPLLANAFTGIRQVDPQVREAARGMGLSGWQVLRRVELPLAVPYLAAGFRTAAVQVVATAALAAFVNGGGLGQIISAGFGLGISIGGGQILAGGLLVATLALITEGLLAVLERAFTPRPLRRTGRRANEQASAVGSG from the coding sequence GTGAGCCGGCGGACGGTGGCGGCGAACCCGGTCGAGCAGGCGGTGACCTGGCTCAACGACCCGCTCAACTGGACCAACCCGGGTGGGGTGCTGGACCGCCTCGGTGAGCACCTGACCATCTCGGCCGCCGCGGTCGCGGTCGGCTGCCTGGTGGCCTGGCCGGTCGGACTGTGGCTCGGGCACACCGGCCGGGGCGGCGGCCTGGTGGTGCTGGTGTCGAACCTGACCCTGGCGGTGCCGACCATCGCCCTGCTGTCCATTCTGCCGTTGACCTTCCTGGGCTTCGGCAAGCCGCCGGTGATCCTGGCGTTGGCGGTGTTCGCCGTACCGCCGCTGCTGGCCAACGCGTTCACCGGGATCCGGCAGGTCGATCCGCAGGTGCGGGAGGCGGCTCGGGGGATGGGGCTGTCCGGCTGGCAGGTGCTGCGCCGGGTCGAGTTGCCGCTCGCGGTGCCGTACCTGGCGGCCGGGTTCCGGACCGCGGCGGTGCAGGTGGTGGCGACGGCGGCGTTGGCGGCGTTCGTCAACGGCGGAGGTCTCGGGCAGATCATCAGCGCGGGCTTCGGGTTGGGCATCTCGATCGGCGGTGGCCAGATCCTCGCTGGCGGTCTGTTGGTGGCGACCCTGGCGCTGATCACCGAAGGGCTGCTGGCGGTGCTCGAACGGGCGTTCACTCCGCGTCCGCTGCGCCGGACCGGCCGGCGGGCGAACGAGCAGGCCAGCGCGGTCGGCTCGGGTTGA
- a CDS encoding ABC transporter permease, which translates to MSFHLLADRADPGNPWFSGQYVRDNWSTIVAALTEHVTLTVQAVLIAALLAVPLAVVAYWFRSLTGPILALTGVLYTIPSLALLAFVAPYVGATNPASVLIALVLYALLLVVRNSLAGLSQVPAATIEAADGMGYGRFGRLLRIELPLALPGIMTGLRLATVSTVALVTIGSLIGYGGLGDLIFSGFRNNFYKAQILTGTLLSVALALLLDLLLAGAGRLLTPWARRVAP; encoded by the coding sequence GTGTCCTTCCACCTGCTCGCCGACCGGGCTGACCCGGGTAACCCGTGGTTCTCCGGTCAGTACGTCCGGGACAACTGGTCGACGATCGTCGCCGCGTTGACCGAACACGTCACCCTGACGGTACAGGCGGTGCTGATCGCCGCGCTGCTGGCGGTGCCGCTGGCGGTGGTCGCGTACTGGTTCCGGTCGCTGACCGGTCCGATCCTCGCCCTCACCGGTGTGCTCTACACCATCCCGTCGCTGGCGTTGCTCGCCTTCGTCGCACCCTACGTGGGCGCGACAAATCCCGCGTCGGTGCTGATCGCCCTGGTGCTGTACGCGTTGCTGCTGGTCGTGCGCAACTCGCTGGCCGGGCTGAGTCAGGTGCCGGCGGCGACCATCGAGGCGGCCGACGGGATGGGGTACGGCCGGTTCGGTCGGCTGCTGCGCATCGAACTGCCGTTGGCACTGCCCGGCATCATGACCGGCTTGCGGCTGGCCACGGTCTCCACGGTCGCGCTGGTCACCATCGGCTCGCTGATCGGCTACGGCGGCCTCGGTGACCTGATCTTCAGCGGCTTCCGGAACAACTTCTACAAGGCCCAGATCCTCACCGGTACGCTGCTGAGCGTGGCGCTGGCCCTGCTGCTCGACCTGCTCCTGGCGGGTGCCGGTCGGCTGCTGACGCCCTGGGCCCGGCGGGTCGCACCGTGA
- a CDS encoding ATP-binding cassette domain-containing protein — translation MDGTVRDTDADGAAAITLTGIGKQFPDGTRAVQSLSLEIPAGQLVVLIGPSGCGKSTVLRMINRLIEPTTGRIMLGDEDVTQVDPVLLRRRIGYVIQHVGLFPHQTIRANVGTVPRLLGWQRDRIRRRADELLDLVGLEPGRYGKRYPHELSGGQRQRVGVARALAADPVVLLMDEPFSAVDPIARGRLQEEFLRLQAEVRKTIVLVTHDLDEAVRLGDRIAVLSEGGRLEQYAAPAELLGGPATPFVTEFVGADRAIRRLAVTPVSRELLDDDPAAPDPAGLPTLTLGTSLYDALARLLVTGAEHARVVDDADHPVGVVSRRRILDAS, via the coding sequence GTGGACGGTACCGTGCGGGACACCGACGCCGACGGCGCGGCAGCGATCACCCTGACCGGCATCGGCAAGCAGTTCCCGGACGGGACGCGCGCCGTACAGAGCCTCTCCCTGGAGATCCCCGCCGGCCAGTTGGTGGTGCTGATCGGCCCGTCCGGCTGCGGCAAGTCCACCGTGCTCCGGATGATCAACAGGCTGATCGAGCCGACCACCGGGCGGATCATGCTCGGCGACGAGGACGTCACCCAGGTCGACCCGGTACTGCTGCGCCGCCGGATCGGGTACGTGATCCAACACGTGGGGCTCTTCCCGCACCAGACGATCCGGGCCAACGTCGGCACGGTCCCCCGGCTGCTCGGCTGGCAGCGGGACCGGATCCGGCGCCGCGCCGACGAACTGCTCGACCTGGTCGGGCTGGAACCGGGCCGGTACGGCAAGCGCTACCCGCACGAGCTGTCCGGCGGGCAACGCCAGCGGGTCGGCGTCGCCCGGGCGTTGGCCGCCGACCCGGTCGTCCTGCTGATGGACGAGCCGTTCTCCGCGGTCGACCCGATCGCCCGCGGCCGGCTGCAGGAAGAGTTCCTCCGGCTGCAGGCCGAGGTACGCAAGACGATCGTGCTGGTCACCCACGACCTGGACGAGGCGGTACGGCTGGGCGACCGGATCGCCGTACTGTCCGAAGGCGGCCGGCTGGAGCAGTACGCCGCACCGGCCGAACTGCTCGGCGGGCCGGCGACCCCGTTCGTGACCGAGTTCGTCGGCGCCGACCGGGCGATCCGCCGGCTCGCGGTCACCCCGGTGAGCCGCGAACTGCTCGACGACGACCCGGCGGCCCCGGACCCGGCCGGGCTGCCCACCCTCACTTTGGGTACCTCGCTCTACGACGCGCTGGCCCGGTTGCTGGTCACCGGCGCGGAGCACGCCCGGGTGGTCGACGACGCCGACCACCCGGTCGGCGTGGTGAGCCGACGCCGGATCCTCGACGCCAGCTGA